In one window of Fictibacillus phosphorivorans DNA:
- a CDS encoding M20/M25/M40 family metallo-hydrolase, translating to MLKWQTKEGYKKLLKDLVSIPSITHHDGELFMAEHLHHTLSSLDYFSKHPDYVRHHPLPDGRKLITAFVQNDPSIKETIILLSHFDVVSVEDFGEWKHLAFRPEELTEKIIENKELLHTFVQDDLNSGDWLFGRGIMDMKAGVALHMSMIEKATTGHFKGNVLMISVPDEEVHSEGMLAGVSVLRQLQEEYDIKYITCLNGEPSFTKYPGDTSSYMYTGSTGKILPGFLCYGKETHVGEPLAGMNGNVMAAEITRELEWNVDYVEKFREEATPVPTNLIQKDLKDHYSVQIPHAAVTLFNLMLFNRSLSDITDMLISSAKSAALRLEDRLFERSKNVSKIVPFTPKKEKIKVLTFNELYEHAVTKYGQEELDRRENMLQTNNPNADERELTIQYVFELASLCRDISPMIVLFYTPPFYPAVCSSEHPLIKATSDEVVNHAKNTFNSELVNVHYFSGLSDLSYIGFHGDSRDLSSFTSNFPLLGSRYHIPFDDMRELDIPVINIGPLGKDAHQWTERLEINKVMDETHPLIIFAMETLFDQAKNQI from the coding sequence ATGTTAAAGTGGCAAACAAAAGAGGGATACAAGAAATTATTAAAAGATTTGGTCTCGATCCCTAGCATTACCCATCACGATGGAGAACTGTTTATGGCGGAGCACCTCCACCATACGCTCTCATCACTAGACTATTTTTCGAAGCATCCTGATTACGTTCGCCATCATCCACTTCCAGATGGTCGAAAACTGATCACAGCATTTGTACAGAACGATCCTTCAATCAAAGAAACAATTATTCTGCTTAGTCATTTTGATGTTGTTTCAGTCGAAGATTTCGGGGAATGGAAGCATCTCGCATTTCGGCCAGAAGAACTAACTGAAAAGATCATCGAGAACAAAGAGCTACTTCATACCTTTGTTCAGGATGATCTGAATAGCGGCGATTGGCTCTTTGGTCGCGGCATCATGGATATGAAAGCTGGAGTTGCCCTTCATATGTCTATGATTGAAAAAGCAACAACCGGTCATTTTAAAGGAAACGTACTCATGATTTCTGTTCCGGATGAAGAAGTTCATTCTGAAGGAATGCTTGCGGGTGTCAGTGTTTTACGACAATTGCAAGAGGAGTATGATATCAAATACATCACATGTTTGAACGGAGAACCAAGCTTCACAAAATATCCTGGAGACACTTCTTCCTATATGTATACAGGATCCACAGGAAAGATACTGCCTGGTTTTCTATGTTATGGCAAAGAGACTCACGTAGGTGAGCCACTTGCAGGTATGAACGGAAATGTGATGGCTGCTGAGATTACAAGAGAACTAGAATGGAACGTTGATTATGTAGAGAAGTTTCGTGAGGAGGCTACTCCTGTACCAACCAACTTGATCCAAAAAGATTTAAAGGATCACTATTCTGTGCAAATACCACACGCAGCTGTAACGCTGTTTAATCTTATGTTGTTTAATCGATCGCTATCCGATATTACAGATATGTTAATAAGTAGTGCAAAAAGCGCAGCACTTCGATTAGAAGACCGTCTCTTTGAAAGAAGCAAAAATGTCTCTAAGATCGTACCTTTCACTCCGAAAAAAGAAAAAATCAAAGTACTGACTTTTAATGAACTCTATGAACATGCCGTAACGAAATATGGACAAGAAGAGCTTGATCGCAGAGAGAACATGCTTCAGACAAACAATCCGAACGCAGATGAGAGAGAGCTGACGATACAATATGTATTTGAGTTAGCAAGCCTTTGCAGAGACATTTCTCCGATGATCGTCTTGTTCTACACACCGCCTTTTTATCCAGCTGTATGTTCAAGCGAACATCCGCTTATTAAAGCCACTTCTGATGAGGTAGTCAATCATGCGAAAAATACGTTCAACAGCGAACTCGTTAATGTCCACTATTTTAGTGGCTTATCTGACTTGAGTTATATTGGATTTCATGGAGATTCTCGTGACCTGTCATCTTTCACAAGTAACTTCCCATTACTAGGATCTCGCTATCATATACCGTTTGATGATATGAGAGAACTCGATATCCCGGTCATTAATATCGGTCCACTCGGTAAGGATGCACATCAATGGACAGAACGGCTTGAGATCAACAAAGTTATGGATGAAACGCATCCGTTAATCATATTTGCGATGGAAACTTTATTTGATCAAGCAAAAAACCAGATCTGA
- a CDS encoding DUF4931 domain-containing protein encodes MKKTHINFFTEVGAQKPNSIRNKETPCPFCRIDELEEVLDKQDSIILVKNKYTVLDGAFQTVLIETDECEGELSHYSKEHLYKVLRFGLKHWENMLNSGKYTSVMFFKNHGPLSGGTIRHPHMQIIGLDEVDCLHDFSENQFKGLTILDKEGVRFTVSTEPRVGFYELNVIWDKDAELSLYADCIQAGTHFLLNHFHRSCTSYNLFFYRHNDRTYCKIMPRFVTSPLYMGYGVQQVANNIEGIAKSIKDMYFKA; translated from the coding sequence ATGAAAAAAACACACATAAATTTTTTTACAGAAGTAGGAGCTCAAAAGCCTAATAGTATAAGAAATAAAGAAACACCTTGTCCGTTTTGTCGTATCGATGAGTTAGAGGAAGTCTTGGATAAACAAGATTCAATCATTCTAGTGAAAAATAAATATACCGTTCTTGACGGGGCCTTCCAAACTGTCTTGATTGAAACAGATGAATGTGAAGGTGAACTCTCACACTATTCAAAAGAGCATCTTTATAAAGTCCTTCGTTTTGGTCTTAAACATTGGGAGAACATGTTAAACAGCGGTAAATACACGTCGGTGATGTTCTTTAAGAACCACGGTCCTTTATCAGGTGGAACGATCCGTCATCCTCATATGCAGATCATTGGATTAGATGAAGTAGATTGTCTTCATGATTTTTCCGAAAATCAGTTCAAAGGACTGACGATCCTAGATAAAGAAGGGGTCCGTTTTACCGTATCGACTGAACCAAGAGTTGGATTCTATGAACTGAATGTCATATGGGATAAAGACGCAGAACTTTCTTTATACGCGGACTGTATTCAAGCTGGAACTCATTTTTTGCTGAATCATTTCCATAGAAGTTGTACAAGTTATAATCTTTTCTTTTATAGACATAACGACAGAACATATTGCAAGATCATGCCTCGTTTTGTGACGTCACCACTTTATATGGGGTATGGTGTACAACAAGTAGCGAACAATATAGAGGGTATTGCCAAAAGCATTAAAGATATGTACTTTAAAGCATAA
- a CDS encoding sigma-70 family RNA polymerase sigma factor, with the protein MKINREFHNEGIDSHSLSQEEWVVQIMDVYQDKVIRLAYTYVKDRKLAEDLAQEVFVKCYIHKDNFRNDSSVKTWVYAITVNLCKDYLRSGWKKYIHVIDRFGKSKASSVLTPELSIVQKSEHEALAEHVLKLPLKYREVILLFYYKELTVCEISEILNKKETTIRTLLQRGREMLRRKMEKSR; encoded by the coding sequence TTGAAGATCAATCGGGAATTTCATAATGAAGGCATAGATTCACACTCTCTGAGTCAGGAAGAATGGGTCGTACAGATCATGGATGTTTACCAAGACAAAGTGATAAGACTAGCTTATACATATGTTAAAGACCGAAAGTTAGCTGAAGACTTAGCACAAGAAGTATTTGTGAAGTGCTATATACATAAAGACAATTTTAGAAATGATTCCTCTGTTAAAACGTGGGTGTATGCCATTACTGTAAACTTGTGTAAAGATTATTTAAGAAGCGGATGGAAGAAATACATTCACGTGATAGACCGATTTGGGAAATCGAAAGCATCCTCTGTTTTAACACCAGAACTTTCGATCGTTCAAAAAAGTGAACATGAAGCGTTAGCAGAACATGTATTAAAGCTTCCTCTTAAATATCGGGAAGTGATTCTTCTTTTCTATTATAAAGAATTAACCGTATGCGAGATCAGTGAAATCTTAAACAAGAAAGAAACGACGATCAGAACACTGCTTCAACGAGGAAGAGAAATGTTGCGAAGAAAAATGGAGAAGAGTAGGTGA